CGGCACCGGCTGGGAGGTGACCGCCGACGAGACCCAGGCCGCCCTCAAGCGCTGGCGCAACCGCCGCCCGCAATCCGCCGCGGGGGAGGACGAGGACGATCCGGCGCCCGAGGTGTGGGACCGCTTCGTCGCCTTCCTGGAGGAGGCCGCGGTGACCGAGGGCTTCCGCATCTGGTGAGGCGCACGGGACCACTGTCGTCCGGACGGTCGGGAATGCCCGCGGCCACCTCGGGGTTACATACCCATGGGGGTATGTGACAGCCCCGAGCGAGCCCTGGAGGCGACATGGCGACCATCGAACTCACCGCCGGCAACTTCGAGCAGACGGTGACCGACCACGACATCGTGCTGGTGGACTTCTGGGCGTCCTGGTGCGGCCCCTGCCGGATGTTCGGCCCGGTCTTCGAGCGGGTCTCGGAACGGCACCCGGACCTCGCCTTCGCCAAGGTCGACACCGAGGCGCAGCAGGAGCTCTCGGCGGTCTTCGGCATCACCTCGATTCCCACCCTGATGGTCGTCCGGGACAAGGTGGTGGTCTTCTCGCAGGCCGGCGCACTCCCGGAGAAGGCGCTAGAGCAGGTCGTCGAGCAGACCCGGGCGCTGGACATGGACGAGGTCCACCGCCGGCTGGCCGCCGCCACGGCCTCCTGACCACGGCGGCAGGGATCCGGGCCAATCGGTCCACCGCCCCGGCCCGCACCGCCCTAGCCGCCGCGCCAGGGGCGGGGCTGCACTGGACGGGCCATCAGGCGGCAGGCCGGACGAAGGAGGAGCGGGCCATGGGATACGGCACCACCGTCCGCGAGGAACTGCGGCGCCCGTCGCGGGAGCTGCGTCATCTGATCCCCGAGGTGTACCGGGGCTACCACGAACTCCACGACAGCGCGCTGGCCCCGGGGGCACTGGACGCGCGGACCAAGGAGCTGATCGCGCTGGCGATCGCGGTCACCCGGGAGTGCGACGGCTGCATCGCCGCCCACGCCCACGCCGCGGTGGCGCACGGGGTCGGCGAGCAGGAGGTCGCGGAGGCCATGGGCGTGGCCATCCTGATGAACGGCGGCCCGGGCACGGTGTACGGTCCGCGTGCCCTGGCCGCGTTCCAGGAGTTCGCCGAGCAGCAGCAGCAGCACCAGCAGGCCGCGGGCAGCCACTGAGCGGCCGCCGACGGCGCCACCGCGAGGACGACGCGCTGGCGCGCCGGCCGAGAGAATGGGCGGCGCCTCCGAATGGGAGGCGCCGCCCAGCCGTGTCCTGAACCGGCCAGGAAAACGGTCCTGGCCGGCATTCGCCGAGTCCCGCCCGAAATACCGAATCACGGACCGGCCGAGCCCTTCCCGGGCCGAAATTTTCGGGCTTCGCCCCCGATATTGACACCCCCTGGCCGCCGGTTTAGCGTCGCCCGCGTTCCCCATCGGATTTCAGTGGAGGTGTCCCACTGTGGGATTGAATCGAAAATCCGCCTATGCGGGTTGGGCGGTGGCGGCCGTGCTGGCCGGAACGGTCGCCTTCTCCTCGCCGGTCGCCGCGGTGGGGGGAGCCACCCAGGCCGGGTCCGGCGACCACTGGGTGGACACCTGGACCGCGATGCCGCAGCTGACCGAGCCCGGGAACATGCCGCCGGCGCCCTTCACCGGCACCGACTCGGTGTTCGTGAACAGCACCGTCCGGCAGACCGTGCACGTCACCCAGGGCGGCGACCAGCTGCGGCTGCGGTTCTCCAACGCCTTCGGCGGGGCCGCGCTGCCGATCACCGCCGCCTCGATCGCCCTGCCGGCCGGCGGCGCCGCCGGGGTCAGCGGCATCCAGCCGGGCAGCTCGCACGCGCTGACCTTCGACGGCCGGCCCTCCGCCGTGGTGCCGACCGGCTCCCAGGTGGTCTCCGACCCGGTCGGCTTCCATGTGCCGGCCGGAGCGAACCTCACCGTCACGATGTACCTGGCGCAGGGTCAGGCGTCGACCGCCCTCACCTCCCACCCGGGCTCCCGGACCACCTCCTACATGGAGGCCGGCGACCATCTGGACGACACCGACCTGAGCGGCGCCGCCACCGCCGACCACTGGTACTTCATCAGCGGTGTGGAGTCCTGGTCGGGCCGGGACAGCGCGGCCGCCATCGTCCTCGGCGACTCCCTCTCCGACGGCCGGGGGTCGACCACCAACCAGAACGACCGCTGGCCGGACCAGCTCGCCGCCCGGCTGCGCCGCGACCCCGGCACTGCCCGGGTCGCCGTCGACAACCAGGCGGCCGGCGGCAACCGGCTGCTCAACGACGGCCTGGGCCCCAACGCGCTGTCCCGGGTGGACCGCGACGTACTGGCGCAGAGCGGCGTCCAGTGGCTGCTGGTCTTCGAGGGCGTCAACGACATCGGCACCGCCGACGCCACCCCGCAGGCGCAGCAGCAGGTCACCGCGGACGTCATCGCCGCGTACGACCAGAGCATCAGGCGGGCGCACGCCCAGGGGATCCGGGTGTACGGCGCGACGCTGACGCCCTTCGGCGGAAACACCGGCTACGACGATCCGCAGGGATATCGGGAGAAGTCCCGCGAGGCGATCAACGACTGGATAAGGAACAGCGGCCGATTCGACGCGGTGGTCGATTTCGACAAGGCTGCGCGGGATCCGCAGAACCCCCGGAACATTCTTCCGCAATACGATTCCGGCGATCACCTGCATTTGAACCCGGCCGGATACGGGGCGCTGGCCGCCGCCGTACCGGACCGGCTTTTCCTGCAGCAGCCGCTGCCGCCCGGATTCGGCTTCAACTGACCGGCCGGCCCGGCGGAACCAGCCGGTGCCCGCGCGAGGCGGGGGCCTCACCGCGCCGCGCGGGCACCGCGGCTCAGTGCCGGCCGGCCGCCGCGGCGAAGGCGTTCGCCAGGGCGTAGTACGCCGGCTTCGGCTGGTAGTCGGCGTCGTACGGGGTGGCCGCGCCGTAGCCGGTGAAGAAGCCGGGGATCCAGGAGTCGCCGTCGTCGAAGCCCCAGACCGTGACCCCGACGCAGCGCCGGACGGCCAGGCAGGCGTCGGCGACCGAGCCGAAGTCGGCGGCCTGCTGCTGGAGGTCGGCGTCGGTGGCCGGGAGGAGGATCCGGTCGTCGAGCTCGGTGACGGCGGTGTCCACCCCGATCGCGGCGAACCGCTGCATGTTCGCCTTGATGTCGGTGGGCAGCTCGCCGAGGATGAAGTGCGACTCGAGGCCGATGCCGCCCAGCGGCACGCCCTCCGCCTTGAAGCGCTTGGCCATCGCGTAGGCGGCGTCGCTCTTCGCGTTGACGCCCTCGATGTTGTAGTCGTTGACGTACAGCTTGGCGTGCGGGTCGGCCTCGTGGGCCCAGCGGATCGCGTCGGCGATGTAGCCGGGGCCGAGGGCCTTCTCCCAGATCGTCTGCTTGAGGGTGCCGTCCTCGTTGAACGGCTCGTTGACCACGTCCCAGGCGTAGATCCGGCCCTTGAAGTGGCTGACCTCGGTGATGATGTGCTGCCTGAGGATCGCCTTCAGCTGGGCGTCGGTGAAGGACCCGCCGGTCAGCCAGGTCGGCAGCTGGCTGTCCCAGACCAGGTTGTGGCCCCGGACCAGCTGGTGGTGGGCCTCGGCGAAGGAGACCAGCTCGTCGGCGCCGCTCCAGTCGAAGGTGCCCCGCTGCGGCTCCACCACCTCCCACTTCATCGCGTTCCCGGGGGTGACCGCGCTGAACTGCGAGCCGGTGATCTGCCGGAAGGTCTGGTCGGTGTCGAGGTAGGAGATCGGGTCCACCGCGGTGCCGACGTATTTGCCGTCGGCGGCGGCGAGCTGACGCAGCGTCTGCGCGGTCGCGCCGGTGGTCTGGGCCGAGCCCGCGGGGGCGGCGGAGCCGGCCGCGGAGGCGGACCCGGCGCCGGCCAGGCCGCCCGCGGCGACCGCCGCGACGACCGCGCAGCCGGCGAGTGCCCGTCGGGCGGCTCTGGAGAGAGTCGAGGGCGAAGGCAGGGCGAACATGCGAAGTGGTTCCCCTCTGGGTGGGTGGCGGTGTTTCGAAACTTGTGCTTGGCAGGTCGAAACTTCCCGTGCCGCGTGACCATAGAGCGGCCCCGCGCCGCGGTCAATCCACTGGGGCGGATGTTTTCCATGGTCACCAACCGCAGGTACAGAGCCTGAAGTTGACGCTGCGAGATCCGTTGACGCCGGGCGGTGGTCACCTTATGGTCTCCGCTGGCAAGCGAGTAGGTGTCAGAAACTTTCGAAAGAGGACCCGCCGGCATGGATGAATCACGCGAGACCCCCGGCCCCGGGGGCACCTTCAGCCCGAGCCGCCGCTCGGTGGTCGCCATGGGTGCTCTGGGGCTCGGCGCGCTGGCCGCGCCGGCGCTGCTGCCCGGTACGGCCTGGGCGGACGCGGCGGCTGCCGGCGCCGGCGCGAGCGGCGGATCCGGCTCCGCCGAGCCGACCGACCCCGGCGCCTACGTCCGCTTCCAGCCGGTGCCCGGCGGATTCCCGCTCGCCGTCGGCGGCAGCCCGGTGCCGCTGTGGGTGGACGGCAGTGCCGACCACCCCGGAGTGGTCCGCGCGGCCGGCGACCTCCGCGACGACCTCAAGCGGGTGACCGGCACCGCCCCGCGCTCAGCACCGCCGCCGGGGCCCCGCCCGCGGCCCGCACCGCCGTGCTGATCGGCACCCTCGGCCGCAGCCCGGTCATCGACCGGCTGGCCGCCGAAGGAAAGATCGACACCAGCGGCGTCGCAGGTCGCTGGGAGACCTCCCTCCAGCAGGTGGTGGACCGCCCGCTGCCCGGCGTCGACCGGGCCCTGGTGATCGCCGGCAGCGACCAGCGCGGCACCATCTACGGCCTGTACGACGTGAGTTACGGCATCGGCGTCTCTCCCTGGTACTGGTGGGCGGACGCCGCCCCGACCCCGCGCGAGCAGCTGTGGATCCTCCCCGGCCGGCACACCCAGGGCACCCCGGCCGTCCGCTACCGCGGCTTCTTCATCAACGACGACAACCCTGTACTGGACAGCTGGGCCGTCTCCTACTTCGGCAAGGGCCTCGCGGCCGGCTACCCCGGCGGGCTCAACCACTTCTTCTACGCCCGGATCTTCGAGGTGATGCTGCGGCTGAAGGCCAACTACCTCTGGCCGGCGGTCTGGGGCCGCGCCTTCGCCCTGGACGACCCGCAGAACCACGCCACCGCCACCGCCTACGGAGTGGTGATGGGCACCTCCCACGAGGCGCCGATGCTGCGCGGGATCGAGGAGTGGAACCGCTTCGCCGTCCCGGCCGTACGGGACGCCCAGGGCAACATCACCACCCCGGGCCACGACCCCTACGGCGGCACAGGCGAATGGTCCTTCCGCTACAACTCCGACGCCCTGAAGGCCTACTGGCGCGAGGGCATCCAGCGGATGGTGGACCAGAAGATCGAGGGCGTGGTCACCATCGGCATGCGCGGGAACGGCGACACCGCGCTCACCGACGGCGCCGGCATCGACCTGATGCAGCAGATCATCGACGCCCAGCGGCAGATCATCGCCGAGGTCACCGGCAAGGACGCGGCCCTCACCCCGCAGTGCTGGACCCTCTACAAGGAGGTGCA
This DNA window, taken from Phaeacidiphilus oryzae TH49, encodes the following:
- the trxA gene encoding thioredoxin, coding for MATIELTAGNFEQTVTDHDIVLVDFWASWCGPCRMFGPVFERVSERHPDLAFAKVDTEAQQELSAVFGITSIPTLMVVRDKVVVFSQAGALPEKALEQVVEQTRALDMDEVHRRLAAATAS
- a CDS encoding carboxymuconolactone decarboxylase family protein, translated to MGYGTTVREELRRPSRELRHLIPEVYRGYHELHDSALAPGALDARTKELIALAIAVTRECDGCIAAHAHAAVAHGVGEQEVAEAMGVAILMNGGPGTVYGPRALAAFQEFAEQQQQHQQAAGSH
- a CDS encoding SGNH/GDSL hydrolase family protein produces the protein MNRKSAYAGWAVAAVLAGTVAFSSPVAAVGGATQAGSGDHWVDTWTAMPQLTEPGNMPPAPFTGTDSVFVNSTVRQTVHVTQGGDQLRLRFSNAFGGAALPITAASIALPAGGAAGVSGIQPGSSHALTFDGRPSAVVPTGSQVVSDPVGFHVPAGANLTVTMYLAQGQASTALTSHPGSRTTSYMEAGDHLDDTDLSGAATADHWYFISGVESWSGRDSAAAIVLGDSLSDGRGSTTNQNDRWPDQLAARLRRDPGTARVAVDNQAAGGNRLLNDGLGPNALSRVDRDVLAQSGVQWLLVFEGVNDIGTADATPQAQQQVTADVIAAYDQSIRRAHAQGIRVYGATLTPFGGNTGYDDPQGYREKSREAINDWIRNSGRFDAVVDFDKAARDPQNPRNILPQYDSGDHLHLNPAGYGALAAAVPDRLFLQQPLPPGFGFN
- a CDS encoding endo-1,4-beta-xylanase; translation: MFALPSPSTLSRAARRALAGCAVVAAVAAGGLAGAGSASAAGSAAPAGSAQTTGATAQTLRQLAAADGKYVGTAVDPISYLDTDQTFRQITGSQFSAVTPGNAMKWEVVEPQRGTFDWSGADELVSFAEAHHQLVRGHNLVWDSQLPTWLTGGSFTDAQLKAILRQHIITEVSHFKGRIYAWDVVNEPFNEDGTLKQTIWEKALGPGYIADAIRWAHEADPHAKLYVNDYNIEGVNAKSDAAYAMAKRFKAEGVPLGGIGLESHFILGELPTDIKANMQRFAAIGVDTAVTELDDRILLPATDADLQQQAADFGSVADACLAVRRCVGVTVWGFDDGDSWIPGFFTGYGAATPYDADYQPKPAYYALANAFAAAAGRH